GAATTGGCAAGGAGTCTAACTCTCAACACTAGACTCAAAGCCTACATAATCCCCTGGATAAATTCAAGGATTGCTTGTATATCTTTAAAATTCAGGAGTTGAGGTTTAATTGGCGTTTTTTTATCGAACAAAGTAGATATGCTAGCAAAAAAAGTTATCATGGCAAAGAAACAGGAGCCAGAGAGCACGAGATGTACCTTTCCAGAAGCCTTCTCAAATGCATTGACTATCTCCAACACTGATGTTCCTTTTCCGGTTCCAAGGTTGTACGCCTCACATCCTGCAACAACAGTTAAATTTGGAACAAGATTCAACTACAAAACTTACTGTAGGTTTTGACTTATGAGCATCCAATTAACTCATACGTAGAAGAAACTATTAAGTTGCATGTACTAACAATTTAACCCAAAAGATTAAACTGATAGGAGAAGGTgtgcaattcacttatattatattccaacacTCCCCTCACGTTGAGTTTCTCTTAGGTCTCAGACGTGTAATACAAGTGAGCaaaaattattttatttaattgcgTTCGTTAGGATTCAAACTCATAACCTGTCTCTGATAACATATTAAGTTGCATGTACTAACAATTCAAACCAAAAGCTTAAGTTGATATAAAGAGTTatacaattcacttatattatatttcaacaGAAATTGTTATTCAAGAAATAAGTTAAAGCATCATATGTATTGGATATATTTTCTGCACACTTATTATATTAATAAAATGTATTTGTAATACATTATTGTTAACTAGAACAAAGATAATGAAAATCAATAACAAAAGAAGGTAGTATTTACATCTTTTTGGTCTATTTGGTTTAGCTGTGAGTTGTGGGAAAACTACTGTAATCTATAAAAAACTTGTTGTGAGCTATGTGCTGTGAAAAAAGTTATAATCTGTTTAAGTCAGTCAAGTATAAAACATACCCCTTCGCTCTATCACTTTAAACGTTTGTGAAACAACTCTCTATGTCCACCCATTTCGACAAGCAGAAATCCAAAAGCAGGGCCCAAGGTCCTTCTAAAATTATAATACACAAAAGCAGTTGCTACTGAGCTTTAGGTTTCACCTGTTTAGTTGAATTTCTACTTTTTGTCAGCAGAAGCTCAACCAAACACAATCTTAGTGTACATCTAGAAAGCGGTAATAAACATTTCAGCTATAGTATATGAGAAGGCAGCCATTTGTCCAGACCTATGTTAGatgagctttcaaaaagcttctttAATGCGAAAAGATGTCCTTCAGCAAGGTCAACCACATGAATATAATCACGAACCTGCAATCATCCAGAAGTGTTGTTAATAGATGGGAATATTCAATAAATGCTAGCGGACTACATAGCTTCAATTTTTACTCCAGCTTTTAAGTTGAAGAGCCTTAAGCAGCCACCAAATAATTGATTCTAGTGCTGATATATTTAAATTTACATAAAATGCCATTTACAGAAACATATAATGACTATAACATCAAATGGACACCAAATGGATAAGGAAAATTCAAATGCTGATGCAAGTAACAAGTAACAGAGAGTAGTATAATGAAGAAACAGTACCCCTGTCCCATCCTTTGTTGCGTAGTTATTTCCAAAAATTGTTAGTGATGGCCTCCTGCCAACAGCAATTTGCTGAACGAAGGGCATAAGGTTGTTAGGTGTTCCACATGGGTCTTCACCAAGGTATCCACTGGGGTGAGCCCCAACCGGATTAAAGTACCTAAGCAAAATGATATTCCATTCAGGATCTGAATGGTAGATATCACGGCATATCTCCTCAACCATAAGCTGCAATTAATATGTATGGTTGCAATCAGTTTAAAGACTTGATGCTAGATTAATTCATGGGAAATGAAGCATACTTTGGTTCTTCCATATGGGTTATGTGGAGTGAGAGGAAAATCTTCAGTGCAGGGTGGGTTGTTAGGTGACCCATAAACTGCAGCTGATGATGAGAACACTAACTGCAAGATTAGGACACATAAGAAGAACGAAATAAGTATAAGCATGATCTGAACAACAAACGACCACCTGGCCTAACCTCAAAATGTTACGGTGTTAGACTTATTAAGCAATGAGTACCACCTAGATGTAGATGTATAACCAAAAATATGAATGTGATGGCCACTGTTTAATAGGTTCATGGATCAAATGGTACCATAATTGAAGGTTGGAGATGTAAAACCGCGTAAAATGGTGTTGAGTAACAATGTATTCATTTGGCAGCAATCTGGTACATCAATTACATAAGGAAGTAGAGAAACCACTCCTTTTAATAATTTGGCACTCCTTTTACATAAAGATAAGTAAACATTGGTAAGAACACGCCTTTAACTGCATTAAAAAATCACCTTTGTAATTACAGTATTTTCAAAAACAAAGAATAGTGCTAGTGCATGTACTTTTTGTGAAAGAAAAAGACCGGATATGCTGAATGATGTAGCAAATATTTGGCAAATATTGATTTGCTAGAGGATACTAGTACTGAAAGAACAACGATTTTTTTTTAAATGGAGTAAATATCAGTTAGCATGGTTATGCATCTGTACATAAAAAAGTAATCACATTACAAAAATATACTCTTGGAGCACAAGATACACCACAGATATAGTTATGGCGATACCTTCTTACATCCATGAGCCGCCATAACTTCCAGAAGATTTATTGTGCCAACAACATTATGGTCGTAATAAAGCAATGGCTTTTGTACACTTTCTCCAACAGCTTTCAGTCCAGCAAAATGAATAACAGCATCAAATCTGGAGAAGGCGTAGCATGAATATAAATAAGTACCGGGCACAGATGCATTTACGTAGAAGACAAGGCCAAACATTGAATAGGTAATTAATGATGAACAGATATACTGGCTATCTTCTAGTGAGCTTTACCTTGTCGAAGCAAAAACCTTTTTCAATCCATCTGTGTCACGGATATCAACCTGCAGAAACAGAAAATTTGAGAACATTCCTTGTATGCCCCAGAAGGCCATTAACAATTTTATGACTGTACGTAATATGACACTGATTTTCAGGTCTATGCCATAGTAGATTAAGAGATAACTTCCTCCAAGATATGTCATTAAATGGTGCATACAGCCCAGACAAAACTGAAGTGAGAACTATTGATTGGAACATGTGTTACCAAACTGTCTATGTCTATGAACGGTTACTTTGAAATATGTGTAACCAAACTGTGTATTTCTATGAACTGTCATGTGGGGGCGCACGTACAGGCACCGCCGTGACATGCGCCGCGCTGCACGCGATCAGGAGCACGCCAGAGATCAGTTCATGTTTTTATTCCTTAAGTCTAGGAGAGATTGGTTTCTATCCCTTAAGTCTAGGAGAATTGTTGAAGGCCCTTGTCCATATATTCTTGTAACCGGTTAGTGAGAAGATTAAGCAAGATCATTATCTCTAATCTCCCATCTCTCTGTCTATCTCACCAAGCCGACGGCAGAGGGCAACCCTAGCCGGCGAAGACGGACCGTGGCTACGAACTGCGTAGCCAAGGACCTAACGCCCTTGACAACCTAGTATCGGGATCCAAGCGTTCCTCGTCGTCTTCCACGCCACCTCCGCAACCCACCACCACCTCGAAGTCCTTGCCTAGCCCACCTCCATCACCAGCATCAGATGCCGAATCGGCTACTTCCGCCTTGTCAGAGCCGACAACTACTAATCTAGCCAAGATGATTGAGTCCCTGGCCACGTCCGTGGCGAACCTGCAGACGACCGCGTCGAACAACGGGGGCGTCAACAACGGTCGGCACCACAACGATCGGCCCCCGTGGTTTCAGAAGATGGATTTTCCTCGCTACGACGGCAAGTCCGATCCATTGATCTTCATCAACCGTTGTGAATCATATTTTCATCAGCATCGGATCATGGAGGAAGAGAAGGTCTGGATAGCCTCCTATAACCTGGAGAACGGGGCGCAGCTCTAGTACATCCAGGTCCAAACGGAAGAAGGAGTTGGCGCctttttggtcaccaaacactaTAATGAACCGCCTGGCGGTACTTGACACCTTTAGATGATGTAGGGTCAAACAAAATGGTTATCCTGAATGTGGGGCAACACCTCTATGATGGTCACCACCTATTTGGGACCAAACAACAATGAACCCTAGGGCCTTCTCGTGATGAGCAATACCTTGGGTTCGACTCTGCGAGGTGAACAATGGCGGCGGTCTGCGACGGGTCGCCGGGTCACCTGGCAGTGCTCGCTGtgggggcgcggacggtccgcaacctggCGGCAGAAGCGACGCCTTCCCTGCGCGCAGTCCGGACggtccgagctctgggtcggacggtccgcgatggcgcagggtcgtcttcttCTCCTCGTAGGacctagatctcgtcccctgggggaGAGACCTTAGGGTGCTCCGGGTCAGCAGATCACCCAGGGCGTCtccagacgacgtagagtcgcctaggaattaaaaGGCAGTCGAGATATAGTATTTTGAAtgaacaactagatcttgccccccgggaggggtAAGATCCTAGGGTCATCTTGGGGTCGgcggccacccaagacggatctagacgacgtagagtcgaataggggtagaggtggatatgcggaaggctacaactagaactatgctacatctactcctagggcaggaaaagtaaataaagtaattggttcgattggaatgtgttcagggggtctcaatcggccgtacccctttatatttataggggaggaggtctggacctattCCTAGGAGATAGCCAacaactcccacgtgattagatggataaccacacaTGAGATAAGGATAATCACCCGAGTTAATCTAATCGCGGGGCacacggactgtccgggcccaagggccggaccgtccgccacttttggtgctcaacagAAGGTACCCCGTCGTGGCGCCAATTCAAAGAGCTGATCAAGCTGCGCTACGGTCCTCCTCTTCGATCGGCTCCCCTCTTCGAATTAGCCGATTGTGGCCGCACCGGCACAGTTGAGGAGTATCAAGACCGCTTTCAGACGCTTCTCCCACGCGTTGGACGCCTCGACGAGGCGTAACAGGTCCAACTGTTCACCGACGGGCTCCTTCCCCCGCTCAGACTCGACAAGCAGGTACACAATCCGCAGTCCCTAGCGGCGGCCATGAGCCTGGCGCGCCAATTGCAACTCCGGGAGCAGTACGCGCCGGTGCCCACCAAGGCTACGTTCCGTGGCCTGCTGCCTAGCCCCCCGCCGCGGCTCGCCCTCCCTGTGTGTGATAtcatggcccctgggatggtgatatactggcccaaggcttaatagaattaatagagtattcataccaacaaggtgcatcttcttttttgtaagcctatcgaaagaacctccaagttaagtgtacttgacttggagcaatttgggatgggtgactgaccgggaagttttcttgggtgcacatgagtgaggacaaagtgcgcacaaaaaacccgtgttggtctgtggggacaatatatgatcctaaagagctgccaggagtaagtaccgccggtccagggattggacggggtgttaaaagtggtatcagagctgaccctcgcggtttcacgagcgtgtgtgggttagggggttcgggtatatggcccatagcgcatgtgggcccagagtggtcacatggcatggcatatgacggcaCTAGACACAcaaacgtggctaagaggggaggttcctggattggggttgaccgacgaggacgtcggtcttctaaggggggtggattgtgatattctggcccctgggatggtgatatcctagcccaaggtttaatagaattaatagagtattcataccaagaaggtgcatcttctttttcggaagcctatctcgaaaaaaCCTCCAAATTAAGTGTGCttgacttggagcaatttgggatgggtgaccgaccgggaagttttctcgggtgcgcatgagtgaggacaaagtgcgcacaaaagactcgtgttggtctgtggggacaatatatgatcctaaagagctaccaggagtaagtaccgccggtccagggattggacggggtgttacactgCGTGCCCAGCTGACAAGGTGGCTACACCCACAGTCAAAGTGGACGGCCAGCCGATGAAGCGCATATCACGCCCAAAGCAGGAGGAACGCCGCGA
This portion of the Zea mays cultivar B73 chromosome 2, Zm-B73-REFERENCE-NAM-5.0, whole genome shotgun sequence genome encodes:
- the LOC100303816 gene encoding UDP-glucose 4-epimerase 4-like yields the protein MSAAKEAGPSSRAVLVTGGAGYIGSHAVLQLLTAGFRVVVVDSLANSSELVIRRLRSLAGEHAKNLAFHKVDIRDTDGLKKVFASTRFDAVIHFAGLKAVGESVQKPLLYYDHNVVGTINLLEVMAAHGCKKLVFSSSAAVYGSPNNPPCTEDFPLTPHNPYGRTKLMVEEICRDIYHSDPEWNIILLRYFNPVGAHPSGYLGEDPCGTPNNLMPFVQQIAVGRRPSLTIFGNNYATKDGTGVRDYIHVVDLAEGHLFALKKLFESSSNIGCEAYNLGTGKGTSVLEIVNAFEKASGKKIPLVMGQRRPGDAEVLFSSPAKAERELHWKAKYGITEMCRDLWNWASKSPYGYAASESPKLNGSSR